One Arthrobacter sp. StoSoilB20 DNA segment encodes these proteins:
- a CDS encoding holo-ACP synthase codes for MIVGIGVDVVDIERFGRQLERTPGLRDRLFVPAERELNTRSLAARFAAKEAVAKVLGAPAGMNWQDCWIGLDENGPTVQVKGTVLAVAEAKGVKRWHLSMSHDGGIATATVLAEG; via the coding sequence ATGATTGTTGGCATTGGCGTAGACGTCGTAGACATCGAGCGGTTCGGCAGGCAGCTGGAGCGGACGCCCGGGCTCCGGGATCGGCTGTTTGTTCCTGCCGAACGGGAATTGAACACCCGTTCCCTGGCTGCCCGTTTTGCGGCCAAGGAAGCCGTGGCCAAGGTTCTGGGTGCCCCCGCGGGCATGAACTGGCAGGACTGCTGGATTGGCCTCGATGAGAACGGCCCCACGGTCCAGGTCAAGGGCACGGTGCTGGCAGTGGCTGAGGCCAAGGGCGTCAAGCGCTGGCACTTGTCCATGAGCCATGACGGTGGCATTGCCACGGCCACTGTGCTCGCCGAGGGCTAA
- the coaA gene encoding type I pantothenate kinase translates to MSVTLQRTEANGDGASPFVELDRQTWSRLAAQMEQPLNEEDIFRLRGLGDPLDMKEVREVYLPLSRLLHLYVQASHQLHAATTTFLGEQTQRTPFVIGVAGSVAVGKSTIARVLREMLRRWPGTPNVELITTDGFLYPLAELKRRHLLERKGFPESYDRRGLLRFVSEVKGGAEEVRAPWYSHVTYDIVPGKEVVVRRPDVLIVEGLNVLAPARPRMDGKQGLAVSDFFDFSIYVDAKTSYIEEWYVDRFRKLRTTAFAQPESYFHRYATLSDDDAESTARGIWKRINEPNLEENVLPTRGRAQLVLTKDADHSIRRMLLRKV, encoded by the coding sequence ATGAGCGTGACTTTGCAACGCACCGAAGCTAATGGCGACGGCGCTTCCCCGTTTGTAGAGCTGGACCGTCAAACGTGGTCCAGGCTTGCAGCGCAGATGGAGCAGCCCCTCAACGAAGAGGACATCTTCCGTCTCCGCGGACTCGGCGACCCCTTGGACATGAAGGAAGTCAGGGAGGTCTACCTCCCCCTTTCCCGGCTCCTGCACCTGTATGTACAGGCTTCGCACCAGCTCCATGCAGCCACCACCACGTTCCTGGGCGAACAGACCCAGCGCACACCGTTCGTGATCGGCGTCGCCGGCTCAGTGGCCGTTGGCAAGTCCACCATCGCCCGCGTGCTCCGCGAAATGCTGCGGCGCTGGCCCGGGACCCCCAATGTGGAACTCATCACCACGGACGGATTCCTTTATCCTTTGGCCGAGCTGAAGCGCCGGCACCTTTTGGAGCGCAAAGGTTTTCCCGAGTCCTACGACAGGCGCGGACTGCTTCGCTTCGTCTCCGAAGTCAAAGGTGGCGCGGAAGAAGTGCGGGCGCCGTGGTATTCCCACGTAACGTACGACATCGTGCCGGGGAAGGAAGTCGTGGTGCGGCGTCCCGACGTCCTGATTGTCGAGGGTCTCAACGTCCTGGCTCCCGCCCGTCCCCGCATGGACGGCAAGCAGGGACTGGCAGTCAGCGACTTCTTCGACTTTTCCATCTACGTGGACGCCAAAACCTCCTACATCGAGGAATGGTACGTGGACCGTTTCCGCAAACTGCGCACCACCGCATTCGCGCAGCCGGAATCCTACTTCCACCGCTACGCCACGCTGTCCGATGACGACGCCGAATCCACCGCACGCGGCATCTGGAAGCGCATCAACGAACCAAACCTCGAAGAAAACGTGCTGCCAACACGCGGGCGCGCCCAATTGGTGTTGACCAAGGACGCAGACCACTCCATCCGCCGGATGCTGCTGAGGAAGGTCTAG
- the glgX gene encoding glycogen debranching protein GlgX gives MEVWPGSAYPLGATFDGTGTNFALFSEKAEKVELCLFDDDGGEVRVEVTEVDGYVWHCYLPQVQPGQKYGYRVHGPYDPDAGQRFNPNKLLLDPYAKAIHRQIDWDPSLFSYNMDDPDSRNDEDSAPHMMLGVVINPFFDWDGDKLLRIPYHKSVIYEAHVKGLTQMHPEVPEEQRGTYAGVAHPAVISHLQKLGITAIELMPVHQFVNDGILQDKGLNNYWGYNTIGFFAPHNSYSSKGDTGQQVQDFKAMVRALHTAGIEVILDVVYNHTAEGNHLGPTLSFKGIDNSAYYRLVEDDQKYYMDYTGTGNSLNVRSPHSLQLLMDSLRYWVTEMHVDGFRFDLASTLAREFYDVDKLSTFFELIQQDPVVSQVKLIAEPWDVGPGGYQVGNFPPQWTEWNGQYRDTVRDFWRGEPSTLGEFASRLTGSADLYEHSGRRPVASINFVTAHDGFTLADLVSYNEKHNEANGEGNNDGESHNRSWNCGAEGPTDDPTVLGLRARQQRNFIASLFLSQGVPMLLHGDELGRTQNGNNNGYCQDSELTWINWDNVDQPLIEFTAAVSALRAKHPSLRRSRFFDGRPVLRGEGERLPDIVWLDADASTMSPSDWDEALGRSVGVFLNGDGIHGQDTQGRRITDVNFLLYFNADQEEVGFRIPSDEYAAAWDVMIDTAGEGAEAGVVKPDQILMVGGKSLVVLRAHSTPEIEPDHSVAASLAALTQTSTPENASITAPAVTSLPFDYKDSAPEGTNDEGDGKKADS, from the coding sequence ATGGAAGTCTGGCCTGGATCGGCTTATCCGCTGGGTGCCACCTTTGACGGCACCGGCACCAACTTCGCGCTGTTTAGCGAGAAGGCCGAAAAAGTGGAATTGTGCCTCTTCGACGACGACGGCGGGGAAGTCCGCGTAGAAGTTACCGAGGTTGATGGTTACGTATGGCACTGTTATCTGCCGCAGGTCCAACCCGGACAAAAGTACGGCTACAGGGTGCACGGTCCTTACGACCCCGACGCCGGCCAAAGGTTCAATCCCAATAAGCTGCTGCTGGATCCTTATGCAAAGGCCATCCACCGGCAGATCGACTGGGATCCATCCTTGTTCTCCTACAACATGGATGACCCGGACTCCCGCAATGACGAGGACTCGGCACCGCACATGATGCTGGGTGTCGTCATCAACCCGTTCTTCGATTGGGACGGCGACAAGCTGCTGCGGATTCCATATCACAAGTCCGTGATCTACGAGGCCCACGTCAAAGGCCTTACCCAGATGCATCCCGAGGTGCCGGAGGAGCAGCGCGGCACGTATGCCGGCGTCGCGCACCCGGCGGTTATTTCCCACCTGCAGAAGCTGGGAATCACGGCGATCGAGCTCATGCCGGTGCACCAATTCGTCAATGACGGCATCCTGCAGGACAAGGGCCTGAACAACTACTGGGGCTACAACACCATTGGGTTCTTTGCCCCCCACAACAGCTACAGCTCCAAAGGTGACACTGGCCAGCAGGTCCAGGACTTCAAGGCCATGGTGCGGGCACTGCACACCGCCGGAATCGAAGTCATCCTTGATGTGGTCTACAACCACACAGCCGAAGGAAACCACCTTGGACCGACCCTCTCGTTCAAGGGAATCGACAACTCCGCGTACTACCGCCTGGTGGAAGACGACCAGAAGTACTACATGGACTACACCGGCACCGGCAACTCACTCAATGTCCGCAGCCCGCACTCCCTGCAGTTGCTGATGGACTCCCTGCGGTACTGGGTCACCGAGATGCACGTGGACGGGTTCCGTTTCGACCTCGCATCCACGCTTGCCCGCGAATTCTACGATGTGGACAAACTCTCCACATTCTTCGAACTCATCCAGCAGGACCCCGTGGTTTCCCAGGTGAAGCTCATCGCCGAACCATGGGACGTTGGTCCCGGCGGCTACCAGGTGGGCAACTTCCCGCCGCAATGGACCGAATGGAACGGCCAGTACCGCGACACCGTGCGTGACTTCTGGCGCGGCGAACCCTCAACCCTGGGCGAATTCGCGTCCCGGCTCACCGGCTCCGCGGACCTTTACGAGCACTCGGGCCGCCGCCCGGTGGCATCGATCAACTTCGTCACTGCCCACGACGGTTTTACCCTGGCGGACCTCGTCTCCTACAACGAGAAACACAACGAGGCCAACGGCGAAGGCAACAACGACGGCGAATCGCACAACCGCTCGTGGAACTGTGGGGCCGAAGGTCCCACGGATGATCCCACTGTCCTTGGCTTGAGGGCGCGCCAGCAGCGCAACTTCATCGCCTCGCTGTTCCTGTCTCAGGGCGTCCCCATGCTCCTGCACGGCGATGAACTCGGCAGGACCCAGAACGGCAACAACAACGGGTACTGCCAGGATTCGGAACTGACCTGGATCAACTGGGACAACGTGGACCAGCCCCTGATCGAGTTCACGGCCGCCGTCAGTGCCCTCCGGGCCAAACATCCGAGCCTGCGTCGCAGCCGCTTCTTCGACGGCAGGCCGGTCCTGCGAGGCGAAGGCGAGCGACTGCCCGACATCGTATGGCTTGACGCGGACGCCAGCACCATGAGCCCGTCGGACTGGGATGAAGCCTTGGGTCGGTCCGTTGGCGTATTCCTCAACGGTGATGGCATCCATGGCCAGGACACGCAGGGCCGTCGCATCACGGACGTCAACTTCCTGCTCTATTTCAACGCAGACCAGGAAGAAGTCGGCTTCCGGATTCCTTCGGATGAGTACGCCGCAGCCTGGGACGTCATGATCGACACCGCCGGAGAAGGTGCTGAAGCGGGAGTGGTCAAGCCCGACCAGATCCTGATGGTCGGCGGGAAGTCCTTGGTGGTCCTGCGGGCCCACAGCACTCCGGAAATTGAACCCGACCACTCCGTGGCGGCCTCCCTTGCTGCCCTGACGCAGACCAGCACACCGGAAAACGCGTCCATCACGGCTCCTGCCGTGACATCGCTGCCTTTCGACTACAAGGACTCCGCACCCGAGGGGACCAATGACGAAGGTGACGGGAAGAAGGCGGATTCATGA
- the glmS gene encoding glutamine--fructose-6-phosphate transaminase (isomerizing): MCGIVGYVGNSSRKAAGHSALDVVVEGLRRLEYRGYDSAGVAVVADGKISSRKKSGKLSNLIGELEANPVPESLTGIGHTRWATHGGPTDRNAHPHLSDGGRLALIHNGIIENFAELKQELLAKGVTFESETDTEVAAALVGDIFRTQLNGDGGNLTEAMRLACQRLEGAFTLLAVHADQPDVVVAARRNSPLVVGLGEGENFLGSDVSGFIDYTRRAVELGQDQIVTITADSVEITDFFGAPAEGKEYHVDWDPASAEKGGFNSFMEKEIHDQPDAVAQTLLGRSDLDGKLTLDEVRIDPELLKQVDKIIVLACGTAAYAGLVAKYAIENWCRIPTEVELAHEFRYRDPIVDSNTLVVSISQSGETMDTLMAVRYAREQGAKTISICNTNGSTIPRESDAVLYTHAGPEIAVASTKAFLAQITAAYLLGLYLAQLRGNIFSGQIKDVLADLNKIPAKIQHILDNAGPLRELARSMKDEKSVLFLGRHVGYPVALEGALKLKEIAYIHAEGFAAGELKHGPIALIDDGQPVFVVVPSPRGRDSLHSKVVSNIQEVRARGARTLVIAEEGDESVKDYAEQVFYVPETPTLLMPLLTTVPLQIFAAELAGAKGYDVDQPRNLAKSVTVE, encoded by the coding sequence ATGTGTGGAATCGTAGGCTATGTTGGCAATTCGTCTCGCAAGGCAGCTGGTCACAGCGCCCTTGACGTCGTCGTGGAAGGGCTGCGTCGTCTTGAGTATCGCGGCTATGACTCCGCTGGCGTCGCAGTGGTGGCTGACGGGAAAATCTCATCCCGTAAAAAGTCCGGCAAGCTGAGCAACCTGATCGGTGAACTGGAAGCAAATCCAGTTCCTGAATCCCTGACCGGCATCGGCCATACCCGTTGGGCTACCCACGGTGGCCCGACCGACCGCAACGCGCACCCGCACCTTTCCGATGGCGGCCGCCTTGCACTTATTCACAACGGCATCATTGAGAACTTCGCTGAACTCAAGCAGGAGCTCCTGGCAAAGGGCGTTACCTTCGAGTCCGAAACCGACACCGAAGTTGCCGCCGCGCTTGTTGGCGATATCTTCCGCACCCAGCTCAATGGCGACGGCGGAAACCTCACCGAAGCGATGCGCCTGGCCTGCCAGCGCCTTGAAGGCGCCTTCACCCTTCTTGCAGTCCACGCAGACCAGCCCGACGTCGTCGTAGCTGCCCGCCGCAACTCCCCGCTGGTGGTTGGCCTGGGCGAAGGAGAGAACTTCCTCGGCTCGGACGTCTCCGGCTTTATCGACTACACCCGCCGCGCCGTGGAACTGGGCCAGGACCAGATCGTCACCATCACCGCGGACTCCGTGGAAATCACCGACTTCTTCGGCGCTCCTGCCGAAGGCAAGGAATACCACGTCGACTGGGACCCGGCATCGGCCGAAAAGGGTGGCTTCAACTCCTTCATGGAGAAGGAAATCCACGATCAGCCTGACGCTGTTGCACAGACCCTCCTGGGCCGCTCGGACCTCGATGGCAAGCTGACGCTGGACGAGGTCCGCATCGACCCCGAACTCCTCAAGCAGGTTGACAAGATCATCGTGCTCGCTTGCGGCACCGCGGCTTATGCCGGCCTGGTGGCCAAGTACGCGATTGAGAACTGGTGCCGGATCCCCACGGAGGTGGAGCTCGCCCACGAGTTCCGCTACCGCGATCCGATTGTGGACTCCAACACCCTGGTGGTTTCCATCAGCCAGTCCGGTGAGACCATGGACACCCTGATGGCCGTCCGCTACGCCCGTGAACAAGGCGCCAAGACGATCTCCATCTGCAACACCAACGGTTCCACCATCCCGCGCGAATCCGACGCCGTGCTCTACACGCACGCCGGCCCGGAAATCGCGGTTGCCTCCACCAAGGCATTCCTGGCGCAGATCACGGCCGCTTACCTCCTGGGCCTGTACCTTGCCCAGCTGCGCGGCAACATCTTCTCGGGCCAGATCAAGGACGTCCTGGCGGACCTCAACAAGATCCCCGCCAAGATCCAGCACATCCTGGACAACGCAGGGCCCCTGCGCGAGCTCGCGCGCAGCATGAAGGACGAAAAGTCCGTGCTGTTCCTTGGCCGTCACGTGGGCTACCCGGTTGCCCTGGAAGGCGCCTTGAAGCTCAAGGAAATCGCCTACATCCACGCTGAAGGCTTCGCTGCCGGCGAGCTCAAGCACGGTCCGATCGCCCTGATCGACGATGGCCAGCCGGTCTTCGTCGTGGTTCCGTCCCCGCGTGGCCGCGACTCCCTGCACTCAAAGGTCGTCAGCAACATCCAGGAAGTCCGTGCACGTGGTGCGCGCACCCTGGTCATTGCCGAAGAAGGCGACGAGTCGGTCAAGGATTACGCAGAGCAGGTCTTCTACGTACCGGAGACGCCCACCCTGTTGATGCCGCTGCTCACCACTGTTCCGCTGCAGATCTTTGCCGCTGAATTGGCCGGCGCCAAGGGCTACGACGTAGACCAGCCGCGCAACCTCGCCAAGAGCGTGACCGTAGAATAA
- the treY gene encoding malto-oligosyltrehalose synthase, with the protein MKTPVSTYRLQIRAGFTLQDAADLTGYLRSLGIDWVYVSPILTAEEGSDHGYDVTDPSTVDPSRGGPEGLSALSKAAKEKGLGVLADIVPNHMGVASPKQNAWWWQLLKEGRGSKYAEAFDVDWDFGGGKIRIPVLGSDDDLDGLSVVDGELRYYDHSFPLAEGTYTSGDNPREVHARQHYELVGWRRADAELNYRRFFAVNTLAGLRVEIPWVFDESHEEIVRWFREGLVDGLRIDHPDGLADPEGYLARLREATGGAYLLVEKILEPGEELPDTFECEGTTGYDALADVDRLFVDPAAEEYLNSLDARLRDAESPANYAAMIHGTKRRIADGILRSEILRLARLVPPSMDLPAEKVADAIAEVICCFPIYRTYLPYGKDVLAESIRRAGESRADLNEVLELLTPLLMDSSGALAQRFQQTSGMVMAKGVEDTAFFRYSRLGTLTEVGADPTEFAVSTDVFHRRMARRQQALPLSMTTLSTHDTKRSEDARARISVISEAVPEWELFLGTVQELAPIPDGPLAALVWQSIVGAWPADRGRLQSYALKAAREAGNSTNWTDPNQEFERHLAAAVDSVFDSPEVGAALTNFVAELEPHGTSNSLSAKLVQLTMPGVPDVYQGTEFRDGSLTDPDNRRPVDFQARITALAELDNGASPAFTDEAAKLLVVSRALRLRRDRPELFSGYTPVGVHGAAAGHVVAFDRGAAGRGALTVATRLPKRLAREGGWRGTAIEVSGNVRDELTGATYGAGNILLETLLEKYPVALLVPTD; encoded by the coding sequence ATGAAGACACCCGTCTCAACCTACAGGCTCCAAATCCGCGCTGGTTTCACTCTCCAGGACGCAGCGGATCTCACCGGATACCTGCGTTCGCTTGGCATCGACTGGGTTTACGTCTCCCCGATCCTGACCGCGGAAGAGGGTTCGGATCACGGCTATGACGTGACCGATCCTTCAACCGTCGATCCTTCCCGCGGAGGCCCTGAAGGGCTTTCGGCGCTGTCCAAGGCGGCGAAGGAAAAGGGCCTTGGCGTCCTGGCTGACATCGTGCCCAACCACATGGGTGTTGCTTCACCGAAGCAAAATGCCTGGTGGTGGCAGTTGCTGAAGGAAGGCCGCGGTTCAAAGTACGCGGAGGCCTTCGACGTCGACTGGGACTTCGGCGGAGGCAAGATCCGCATCCCTGTACTGGGAAGCGATGACGACCTTGACGGGTTGTCGGTGGTGGACGGCGAACTGCGCTACTACGATCACAGCTTCCCCCTGGCCGAGGGGACCTATACCTCCGGGGACAACCCGCGGGAAGTCCATGCACGGCAGCACTATGAACTGGTGGGTTGGCGCCGGGCGGACGCTGAGTTGAACTACCGCCGGTTCTTCGCCGTCAACACCCTCGCCGGGCTGCGTGTCGAAATCCCTTGGGTCTTTGACGAGTCCCACGAGGAGATCGTTCGCTGGTTCCGCGAAGGACTGGTGGACGGGTTGCGGATCGACCACCCGGATGGGCTCGCCGACCCCGAGGGTTACCTCGCCCGGCTGCGGGAAGCAACCGGTGGGGCCTACTTGCTGGTCGAAAAGATCCTTGAACCCGGAGAAGAACTGCCGGACACCTTCGAGTGTGAAGGGACCACCGGCTACGACGCCCTTGCCGACGTCGACAGGCTCTTCGTGGATCCGGCCGCAGAGGAATACCTGAATTCCCTCGACGCCAGGTTGCGGGACGCGGAATCCCCGGCGAACTACGCTGCGATGATCCATGGGACCAAGCGCCGGATCGCCGACGGAATCCTGCGTTCGGAAATCCTCCGGTTGGCGCGATTGGTGCCACCGTCCATGGACTTGCCGGCGGAGAAAGTTGCCGATGCGATCGCCGAAGTCATCTGCTGCTTCCCCATTTACCGCACCTACCTTCCTTACGGCAAGGATGTCCTGGCCGAATCAATCCGTCGTGCCGGGGAAAGCCGTGCTGACCTCAATGAGGTGCTGGAGCTCCTGACGCCACTGCTGATGGATTCCTCCGGTGCTTTGGCACAACGTTTCCAGCAGACCTCCGGAATGGTCATGGCCAAGGGGGTGGAAGATACCGCCTTCTTCCGTTACAGCCGGCTGGGGACCCTTACCGAAGTGGGAGCAGATCCGACGGAATTCGCGGTATCCACCGACGTCTTCCATAGGCGGATGGCCCGCAGGCAGCAGGCTTTGCCGCTCTCCATGACCACACTGAGCACCCATGACACCAAGCGGAGCGAGGACGCAAGGGCCCGTATCTCGGTCATCTCCGAGGCCGTCCCTGAATGGGAACTGTTCCTGGGCACCGTCCAGGAGTTGGCCCCCATCCCTGACGGTCCCTTGGCTGCCCTTGTATGGCAATCGATCGTCGGTGCCTGGCCTGCAGATCGCGGACGCCTGCAGTCCTACGCCCTGAAGGCTGCACGTGAGGCGGGGAATTCGACCAACTGGACCGACCCCAACCAGGAGTTCGAACGTCACCTGGCGGCCGCCGTCGACTCCGTCTTTGATTCGCCTGAAGTTGGAGCAGCCTTGACCAACTTTGTCGCTGAGCTGGAACCCCATGGAACATCCAACTCATTGTCGGCCAAGCTGGTCCAGCTGACCATGCCCGGTGTGCCGGATGTCTACCAGGGCACCGAATTCAGGGACGGTTCCCTCACCGACCCGGACAACAGGCGCCCTGTCGACTTCCAGGCTCGTATAACCGCGCTGGCGGAGTTGGACAACGGGGCCTCACCGGCTTTCACGGATGAGGCGGCCAAGCTGTTGGTGGTGTCACGGGCACTGAGGTTGCGGCGTGACCGGCCTGAACTCTTCAGCGGATACACGCCGGTAGGAGTGCACGGGGCCGCAGCCGGCCACGTGGTGGCCTTTGATCGCGGCGCTGCCGGCCGCGGTGCCCTCACTGTGGCCACGCGCCTGCCCAAACGGCTTGCCCGGGAAGGTGGCTGGCGGGGCACCGCAATCGAGGTATCCGGAAACGTCCGTGACGAACTCACCGGAGCCACGTACGGTGCCGGCAACATCTTGTTGGAGACGCTGCTGGAAAAGTATCCCGTGGCCTTGCTGGTCCCCACCGACTGA
- a CDS encoding NAD(P)H-hydrate dehydratase, which translates to MISAFTGQQIRDAEQPYLDAGGGAVLMQRAAYGLAQAVAREVRTRRRLAGASVTVLAGKGNNGGDGLFAAALLARQGMRTTAVLAAAEVHPEALAAFKAAGGRTLYLEPGNAEELAVVCAGNDVIIDALLGTGARGGLRGTSAELIASLQELRPALVVACDLPSGLDATTGEVHWPVLDADVTVTFGGVKAGLMTDPGEGCSGRVQVVDIGIEELLESTRPELRRLTSAEISAVLPRPGRRAHKYTRGVLGVVAGSVRFAGAAVLGVHAAALAGAGMVRYAGPQAVAQLVLAKTPEALWEPEKPGRVQAWLLGSGVDGEEQLERARSAAATALAADLPVVVDAGALSLLPDHCPAHWILTPHAGELATLLESLPSTGEMAVTREDVESRPLHWVRQAAQQTGATVLLKGATTLVASPSGVVFSQSEGTAWMATAGSGDVLAGILGALLAQSAESIKDDDGAYAGLGLDVEDRWAALAAVAASLHGRAGSQASEEFNGGPLTASAIMSAIPRVIGSLSAEYDRTRP; encoded by the coding sequence ATGATCAGCGCCTTCACCGGACAACAGATCAGGGATGCGGAACAACCGTACCTGGACGCCGGTGGGGGCGCTGTTCTCATGCAACGGGCAGCCTATGGGCTGGCCCAGGCCGTAGCACGCGAAGTCAGGACACGGCGCCGGCTGGCCGGTGCCAGCGTCACCGTCCTGGCAGGCAAGGGCAACAATGGTGGCGATGGCCTCTTTGCGGCAGCGCTGCTGGCACGCCAGGGAATGCGCACGACGGCGGTCCTCGCCGCTGCTGAAGTCCATCCCGAGGCGTTGGCAGCCTTCAAGGCAGCCGGTGGTCGGACCCTCTACCTCGAGCCGGGGAACGCTGAGGAACTCGCAGTCGTATGCGCAGGAAATGACGTGATCATTGATGCCCTGCTTGGCACGGGTGCCCGTGGAGGCCTCCGTGGGACCTCCGCGGAACTTATTGCTTCCCTTCAGGAACTGCGTCCCGCCTTGGTAGTGGCCTGCGATCTGCCCAGCGGGCTGGATGCCACCACAGGCGAAGTCCACTGGCCTGTGCTGGATGCGGACGTTACGGTGACGTTTGGCGGCGTCAAAGCAGGCCTCATGACCGACCCGGGGGAAGGCTGTTCGGGCCGGGTCCAGGTGGTGGACATCGGCATTGAAGAGTTGCTCGAATCCACCCGGCCGGAGCTCCGCCGCCTCACTTCTGCAGAAATTTCCGCAGTGCTGCCCCGTCCCGGACGCCGGGCACACAAATACACGCGGGGTGTCCTGGGCGTTGTGGCGGGCTCGGTGCGGTTTGCCGGTGCCGCTGTCCTGGGCGTCCATGCGGCGGCCCTCGCGGGCGCCGGGATGGTGCGTTACGCCGGTCCCCAAGCGGTAGCGCAGTTGGTGCTGGCCAAAACCCCGGAAGCTCTGTGGGAACCGGAGAAACCCGGCCGGGTCCAAGCATGGTTGCTGGGCTCCGGCGTCGATGGGGAAGAGCAGCTTGAGCGGGCCAGGTCCGCTGCTGCGACTGCCTTGGCCGCGGATCTGCCCGTGGTAGTGGATGCAGGTGCTTTAAGCCTCCTGCCGGACCACTGCCCGGCCCACTGGATCCTGACGCCACACGCTGGAGAACTGGCCACTCTCCTCGAGTCGCTGCCCTCAACCGGTGAGATGGCCGTGACGCGGGAGGACGTGGAATCGCGACCGCTGCACTGGGTACGTCAGGCCGCACAACAAACCGGCGCCACGGTGCTCCTGAAGGGAGCCACCACACTGGTGGCGTCGCCGTCGGGCGTTGTTTTCAGCCAGTCCGAAGGCACGGCCTGGATGGCGACCGCAGGCAGTGGCGATGTCCTGGCCGGTATCCTGGGCGCTTTGCTCGCCCAAAGCGCGGAATCCATCAAGGACGACGACGGCGCATATGCCGGCCTGGGCCTGGACGTTGAGGACCGCTGGGCTGCATTGGCTGCCGTTGCTGCGAGCCTTCACGGGCGGGCTGGATCGCAGGCTTCGGAAGAATTCAACGGAGGGCCCCTTACAGCTTCCGCGATCATGTCGGCGATACCGCGTGTGATTGGTTCGCTCAGCGCGGAATACGACCGAACAAGACCCTAA
- a CDS encoding M15 family metallopeptidase encodes MADSHKLPSRRVFTGLLTAGAGMAALAACTPEKAVPSPVAANAASEAAAPSAAPSSAPATESAAVSPSPSAESPTAAPSSSAPSSAVAPQHSLTDPASPWVIVNKHRPLIPQDFVPADLVQPKVRLAVSGEASLLNSTTAAAAEKMFGAAATEGIIMTLASGYRSYSTQVATYGGYVASTGQAAADRASARPGHSEHQTGWSFDIGDGGGACSFQPCFAEQPSAVWAKANAHRFGFVVRYPWMLHDTTGYFYESWHLRYIGVEAATDMATRGIATLEEYFGLEAAPDYL; translated from the coding sequence GTGGCCGACTCCCATAAGCTCCCGAGCCGGCGCGTTTTTACAGGCTTGCTCACCGCCGGAGCTGGAATGGCGGCATTGGCTGCGTGCACACCTGAGAAGGCTGTCCCCTCCCCCGTAGCTGCAAACGCCGCCAGTGAAGCCGCTGCGCCGTCTGCAGCCCCCTCCAGCGCCCCCGCTACGGAGTCTGCGGCTGTTTCCCCGTCCCCCAGCGCGGAGTCCCCCACCGCGGCACCATCCAGTTCGGCACCGTCCAGCGCCGTTGCACCCCAGCATTCCCTCACTGACCCCGCCAGCCCTTGGGTGATCGTCAACAAGCACCGCCCACTGATCCCTCAGGACTTCGTCCCGGCCGATTTGGTCCAGCCGAAGGTCCGACTCGCCGTCAGCGGCGAAGCTTCCCTGCTTAACAGCACGACGGCGGCTGCCGCGGAAAAGATGTTCGGCGCGGCGGCAACAGAGGGCATCATCATGACCTTGGCTTCGGGCTACCGTTCCTACTCCACCCAAGTGGCCACGTACGGAGGGTACGTCGCCAGCACGGGGCAGGCGGCTGCGGACCGCGCCTCAGCCCGCCCGGGTCACTCCGAGCACCAGACGGGCTGGTCCTTCGATATCGGCGACGGGGGTGGAGCCTGCAGCTTCCAGCCGTGCTTTGCTGAGCAGCCCTCGGCGGTCTGGGCCAAGGCCAACGCCCACAGGTTCGGTTTTGTGGTCCGCTATCCCTGGATGCTCCACGACACCACCGGGTACTTCTACGAGTCCTGGCACTTGCGGTATATCGGCGTGGAAGCGGCAACCGACATGGCCACGCGCGGCATTGCCACCCTGGAAGAGTACTTCGGGCTCGAAGCAGCCCCGGACTACCTCTAA